In the Flammeovirga agarivorans genome, one interval contains:
- a CDS encoding MbeD family mobilization/exclusion protein, producing MTELEKQLLSALEQLQQDYSKRLDEWESAFGEWRKMSGL from the coding sequence ATGACCGAGCTGGAAAAACAGTTGCTGAGCGCATTAGAGCAGCTACAGCAGGACTACTCGAAAAGGCTGGACGAGTGGGAGAGCGCCTTCGGGGAATGGCGGAAAATGTCAGGGCT